A single region of the Rhodococcus sp. W8901 genome encodes:
- the adhP gene encoding alcohol dehydrogenase AdhP, producing the protein MTETMKAAVVREFGKPLSIEEVPIPRPGRDQALVKVRSSGVCHTDLHAAKGDWPVKPEPPFIPGHEGYGEVVELGEGATELAVGDLVGNAWLWSSCLECRYCRTGWETLCEKQINGGYTVDGSFAEYMLVDSRFAARVPAGADPIEVAPVLCAGVTVYKGLKVSDVIPGQWVTISGIGGLGHVAVQYATAMGLRVAAVDVADSKLALAARYGAEVLVNAFEEDPVERVRQATGGTDAVLVTAVNPAAFRQAIGMARRGGTITFMGLPPGDFPTPIFGTVLGGLTLRGSIVGTRQDMAEALDFYARGSIHPTVHTRRLEDINDIFDELDRGMVDGRIVLDFA; encoded by the coding sequence ATGACCGAGACGATGAAGGCCGCGGTCGTCCGCGAGTTCGGAAAGCCCCTGTCCATCGAGGAGGTGCCGATACCGCGGCCCGGCCGCGACCAGGCGCTCGTGAAGGTCCGCTCGAGCGGTGTCTGTCACACGGATCTGCACGCGGCCAAGGGCGATTGGCCGGTCAAACCGGAGCCGCCGTTCATCCCGGGACACGAGGGCTACGGCGAGGTGGTGGAACTGGGGGAGGGCGCGACCGAACTCGCGGTCGGTGATCTTGTCGGCAACGCGTGGCTGTGGTCGTCGTGCCTCGAGTGCCGGTACTGCCGCACCGGCTGGGAGACGCTGTGCGAGAAGCAGATCAACGGCGGCTACACCGTGGACGGTTCGTTCGCGGAGTACATGCTGGTCGACTCCCGCTTCGCGGCACGGGTTCCGGCGGGCGCCGATCCCATCGAGGTCGCTCCGGTCCTGTGCGCCGGGGTCACCGTCTACAAGGGGCTCAAGGTCAGTGACGTCATACCGGGTCAGTGGGTGACGATCTCCGGCATCGGCGGGCTCGGCCATGTCGCGGTGCAGTACGCGACGGCGATGGGGCTGCGGGTCGCCGCGGTCGACGTCGCCGATTCCAAGCTCGCGCTCGCGGCCCGCTACGGCGCCGAGGTGCTCGTCAACGCGTTCGAGGAGGACCCGGTCGAGCGGGTTCGGCAGGCCACCGGCGGAACCGACGCGGTGCTGGTGACCGCGGTCAATCCGGCCGCGTTCAGGCAGGCGATCGGCATGGCCCGACGCGGTGGCACCATCACGTTCATGGGACTGCCTCCCGGGGACTTCCCGACCCCGATCTTCGGCACCGTCCTGGGAGGACTCACCCTGCGCGGGTCGATCGTCGGTACCCGCCAGGACATGGCCGAGGCGCTCGACTTCTACGCTCGCGGGTCGATCCACCCCACCGTGCACACCCGTCGGCTCGAAGACATCAACGACATCTTCGACGAACTCGATCGCGGAATGGTCGACGGCCGCATCGTCCTGGACTTCGCGTGA